AAACAAACAGTAAGCTTGTTCTTATACGTCATTGTCTccgtatttttttcttgttccaGCGAGTTGACTGTGTGAACAGACGAAACTGAGGCACTCTGAACTACCATTACCTTGCGGCGGTTATTTTGCGTGGAAGAATCTGTCTTTAGTCGTTTAAATTGGCTTCAGTTCACAGTAGGTATTAAAATTGTGATGAATATATTACCGTCTCTCCATTGATTGGGCTTAGAAATTTCTTATTGTATTATAATATGTTACACTCTTTCGCACGAAGCGGGTAATATATTTTTAGAATCAAGGCGCTATTTCCCAGGAGAAGGCGGGCGATCAGACTAGAGTTCAACGCTTTCCAAGATAAGACGTAGTATATAACAATCATACGGGTTTCATCAATCAATTATTTCTCATTTGTTCTTTATCACTGCATTTTCACCGAGGGCAAGCTGCTTGTAGTCGATCGATGAATAATCGCTTCAATCGTTTTGTAGAgatgttgatgaaaaatttggtgGATGGAAAGGTGATTGCACCGGCTGATCTTAGTGTTGTCTTTTCTATGATGCCGATTAATTCAGTTATaccaaatattttgtattcATCGTGATTGTCCTTTCTTGTCACTTTCAACGTAGTAGGAGCCTCGGCCAATCAAATCGCATTATGAAATCGTCTTGGAAGGGGCCGCCTCATTAGTGAGGAAGTTCATGTCAAATTGAGTAGTGGTCATGATGAAATGATCTTACTTGCTAAGCAAAGCAAAGTCCGATTGTGAAGATTCAGGTGTAGCCacaaagacaaagaaatgtTACGTTCAATTGTTGGCAGAAGCGCTCTAAGATCATTGAATTTCGTTGCTAAGCGTGCTTATGCTGaagctgctgctgctgctacAACATCAGCCTTAAAATTGCAATTTGCACTACCACATGAAACTTTATATAGTGGTTCAGAAGTAACCCAAGTAAATTTGCCCGCTAAATCAGGACGTATTGGTGTATTGGCCAACCATGTTCCGACTGTGGAACAGTTGCTTCCTGGTGTCATTGAAGTTATGGAAGGCTCCAACaccaagaaattctttataTCGGGAGGTTTCGCGACAGTTCAACCGGACTCACAATTATGTGTGACTGCAATTGAAGCTTTTCCATTGGATTCCTTTTCacaagaaaatattaaaaGTTTATTAGCAGAAGCCAAGAAAAACGCAAGTTCATCCGATGCTAGAGAAGCTGCAGAAGCTGCGATTCAAGTGGAAGTTTTAGAAGGTTTGCAGGCTGTATCGAAATAATGCTTTCTACGGTGCGCATTCCAGAACTTGGCAAGACAAATgtatattttccaaaaattcgCAAGCAGCTTGCTTGAGTGCGGTAGAAATGACTTTCCTGTTGTTCTAAAGGAATGTGAGTTTCATTTTGGCTAATGTCTTGAATATACAGGAAGACCATTTATTAGTgtatatacaaaaaaaaactattattttatattcaaataagaaaacaaaagacCAAAGAAATTAATATTTGCTCTCATAAGCAGTAGTTTTTGGAAAGCAACATTTCTAACCAAACTGCTCAAGTCTTGGATAAGAGTGCTGTCTTAAGGACCGCTGTCC
This is a stretch of genomic DNA from Saccharomyces kudriavzevii IFO 1802 strain IFO1802 genome assembly, chromosome: 4. It encodes these proteins:
- the ATP16 gene encoding F1F0 ATP synthase subunit delta (similar to Saccharomyces cerevisiae ATP16 (YDL004W); ancestral locus Anc_3.213), whose translation is MLRSIVGRSALRSLNFVAKRAYAEAAAAATTSALKLQFALPHETLYSGSEVTQVNLPAKSGRIGVLANHVPTVEQLLPGVIEVMEGSNTKKFFISGGFATVQPDSQLCVTAIEAFPLDSFSQENIKSLLAEAKKNASSSDAREAAEAAIQVEVLEGLQAVSK